From Syngnathoides biaculeatus isolate LvHL_M chromosome 19, ASM1980259v1, whole genome shotgun sequence, a single genomic window includes:
- the tnk2a gene encoding activated CDC42 kinase 1 isoform X1 translates to MGDSYVYRRLPYARGGEEADEEDAEQRARRMPESAGRQTMPGEEGTEWLLELLTDVQLQQYFLRIRDELNVTRLSHFDYVKNEDLEKIGMGRPGQRRLWEAVKRRRALYKRKSWMSKVFPVKRPDADSQPALSLGPAAAGGSASAGDSAASLTCLIREAELQLFERLGDGTFGVVRRGEWSAPSSRVLSVAVKCLKAGVLESDGLDDFIREVNAMHSLSHQNLIRLYGIVLTQPMKMVTELAPLGSLLDRLRKRQGHILISSLCNYAVQVACGMAYLEQRRFLHRDLAARNVLLSTNETVKIGDFGLMRALPSHADHYVMEEGHKVPFPWCAPESLKTRTFSHASDTWMFGVTLWEMFTHGQEPWPGLNGSQILHKVDAEAERLCKPDDCPQDIYNVMLQCWSPKPEDRPTFVALRDFLMESTPTDMRALQDSVEDDKLQIQMNDVITIIEGRAEHYWWRGQNRRTLRVGQFPRHVVTAVTGLSADDISRPLKHSFIHTGHGDADPHRSWGHADRIDSLYLGNPMKPPDVLGMDPCISRPTKLPNRAKKQPPPRPPQPAVLLKKPYYDSVMEDYDDNEDAAGAARRLPALPTVSLGLELRPWEGCGAGRPDGGEVSLIDFTDDSFSSATTPSPLTETLPHDNDTLKDTPSILDWPLPQPAYDEVAAEPQEQSEDQEVRSINKGVAEEVPAAPVATLARNQSQSVDLFQELQREVMVKLQVPMATGRSLPSSPLPLAPAPLAPHRQICLPPPSPASDPEERPAPPPRSPAPPLRPAKYGPAVGASYPRHSSISVSLELEDGPPQVPPRDRALSQPGSRSSSPLTLAPPPPPPPPPMSVSPRRASGLLGPLLSSASLASPPRVTSLYSSSSALDPLSPREARGPSSAVDGSQSSGRAPLPERPALLERYGAANTATVKPMIQHPARAKPNSSHNNNNAQLDPSVAQVREAVHGVTLDECEAALRAHDGGVPQAIDHLKVEQLFRVGLRSRRECEALLRRCRWNLEEASSLMLDSYEPHRSRLCRRTFSGPEFWRRAGGGNERGDSKRGAIRRRVGFKSRTCGFRWRLLNVF, encoded by the exons ATGGGGGACAGCTACGTGTACCGGAGGCTTCCCTACGCcagggggggggaggaggccGACGAGGAGGACGCCGAGCAGAGGGCGAGGAGGATGCCGGAGAGCGCCGGGAGGCAAACG ATGCCGGGCGAGGAGGGCACCGAGTGGCTCCTGGAACTTCTGACGGACGTCCAGCTGCAGCAGTACTTCCTGCGCATCCGCGACGAGCTCAACGTCACGCGCCTCTCGCACTTCGACTACGTCAAGAACGAAGACCTGGAGAAGATCGGCATGGGCCGCCCCG GTCAGAGGAGGCTGTGGGAGGCCGTCAAGAGGAGACGAGCCCTTTACAAACGCAAGTCCTGGATGAGCAAG GTGTTTCCCGTCAAGCGTCCCGACGCCGACTCCCAGCCGGCCCTCTCGCTCGGGCCGGCGGCGGCCGGCGGGTCTGCGTCCGCCGGGGACTCCGCGGCCTCGCTCACCTGCCTGATCCGAGAGGCGGAGCTTCAGCTCTTTGAGCGCCTGGGCGACGGCACCTTCGGGGTGGTGCGTCGCGGCGAGTGGAGCGCCCCCAGCAGTCGAGTG CTGTCTGTGGCGGTGAAGTGTCTCAAGGCCGGCGTGCTGGAATCGGACGGTCTGGACGACTTCATCAGGGAGGTGAACGCCATGCACTCCCTCAGCCACCAGAACCTGATCCGCCTCTACGGGATCGTCCTGACGCAGCCCATGAAGATG GTGACGGAGTTGGCCCCGCTGGGCTCGCTGTTGGACCGGCTGAGGAAGCGTCAGGGCCACATCCTCATCTCTTCGCTCTGCAACTACGCCGTGCAG GTGGCGTGCGGCATGGCCTACCTGGAGCAGCGGCGCTTCCTCCACCGCGACCTGGCGGCGCGCAACGTGCTGCTGTCCACCAACGAGACGGTGAAGATCGGCGACTTCGGCCTGATGAGGGCGCTGCCGTCCCACGCCGACCACTACGTCATGGAGGAGGGCCACAAAGTCCCTTTCCCGTG GTGCGCTCCGGAGTCCCTGAAGACTCGCACCTTCTCGCACGCGTCCGACACCTGGATGTTCGGCGTCACCCTGTGGGAGATGTTCACCCACGGCCAGGAACCGTGGCCGGGCCTCAACGGGAGCCAG ATCCTCCACAAGGTGGACGCGGAGGCGGAGCGGCTGTGCAAGCCGGACGACTGTCCGCAGGACATCTACAACGTCATGCTGCAGTGCTGGAGCCCCAAACCCGAGGACAGGCCCACCTTCGTGGCCCTCCGGGACTTCCTCATGGAG AGCACGCCCACAGACATGAGAGCCCTGCAGGACTCCGTTGAGGACGACAAGCTCCAAATTCAGATGAACGACGTCATCACCATCATCGAGGGAAG GGCCGAGCACTACTGGTGGCGGGGCCAGAACCGGCGGACCCTGCGGGTGGGCCAGTTCCCTCGCCACGTGGTGACGGCGGTCACCGGACTGTCGGCGGACGACATCAGCAGGCCCTTGAAGCACTCGTTCATCCACACGGGCCACGGGGACGCCGACCCGCATCGGAGCTGGGGCCACGCCGACCGCATAGACAG TCTCTATTTGGGGAACCCCATGAAGCCCCCCGACGTGCTGGGAATGGACCCTTGCATCTCCAGGCCGACCAAACTCCCCAACCGAGCCAAGA AACAACCCCCGCCTCGGCCCCCCCAGCCCGCGGTCCTCCTCAAGA AGCCGTACTACGATTCCGTGATGGAGGACTACGACGACAACGAGGACGCCGCCGGCGCCGCCCGTCGCCTCCCCGCGTTGCCGACCGTGTCCCTGGGCCTGGAGCTGCGCCCGTGGGAGGGCTGCGGCGCCGGCCGGCCGGACGGCGGCGAGGTGTCGCTCATCGACTTCACCGACGACAGCTTCAGCTCCGCCACCACGCCGTCGCCGCTCACCGAGACGCTGCCGCACGACAACGACACGCTCAAG GACACGCCGTCCATCCTGGACTGGCCCCTCCCGCAGCCGGCCTACGACGAGGTGGCCGCAGAGCCGCAGGAGCAATCCGAGGACCAGGAGGTGCGCTCCATCAACAAGGGGGTGGCCGAAGAGGTCCCGGCCGCCCCCGTCGCCACGTTGGCCCGCAACCAGTCGCAGTCAGTCGACCTCTTCCAAGAACTCCAGCGAGAG GTGATGGTGAAGCTGCAGGTTCCCATGGCGACGGGCcgctccctcccttcctcgccgCTTCCCCTGGCGCCGGCCCCGCTCGCCCCTCACCGGCAGATCTGCCTGCCCCCGCCCTCGCCCGCCTCCGACCCGGAGGAGCGTCCCGCGCCGCCTCCCCGCAGCCCGGCCCCGCCGCTGCGCCCGGCTAAGTACGGCCCGGCGGTCGGCGCCTCCTACCCGCGCCACAGCTCCATCTCCGTCTCCCTGGAGCTGGAGGACGGCCCCCCGCAGGTGCCGCCCCGGGACCGGGCCCTCTCGCAGCCGGGCTCGCGCTCGTCCTCGCCCCTCACcttggcgccgccgccgccgccgccgccccctcccATGTCGGTGTCCCCTCGCCGGGCCTCCGGACTCCTGGGTCCTCTCCTGTCGTCGGCCTCTCTGGCCTCACCTCCAAGAGTGACCTCTTTATACTCTTCCAGCTCGGCTTTGGACCCGTTGAGCCCGCGCGAGGCTCGCGGACCTTCTTCGGCGGTTGACGGTTCGCAGAGCTCCGGCCGGGCCCCGTTGCCGGAGCGACCGGCTCTGCTGGAAAG ATACGGCGCCGCCAACACGGCGACGGTCAAACCCATGATTCAGCATCCGGCCCGGGCCAAGCCCAACTCctcccacaacaacaacaacgcccaGCTGGACCCGAGCGTGGCGCAG GTCCGGGAGGCCGTCCACGGCGTCACGCTGGACGAGTGCGAGGCGGCCCTGCGAGCCCACGACGGGGGAGTCCCGCAGGCCATCGACCACCTGAAG gtggagcagctgttccGCGTTGGCCTGCGCTCGCGGCGCGAGTGCGAAGCCCTCCTGCGACGGTGCCGGTGGAACCTGGAGGAGGCCAGCTCGCTGATGCTGGACTCGTACGAGCCGCACCGCAGCAG ACTTTGTCGCCGCACCTTCTCCGGTCCAGAATTCTGGCGCCGCGCCGGAGGTGGGAATGAACGCGGGGACAGCAAAAGAGGCGCGATTCGCCGAAGAGTCGGCTTCAAATCACGGACGTGCGGATTCCGCTGGAGACTTTTGAATGTCTTTTGA
- the tnk2a gene encoding activated CDC42 kinase 1 isoform X3, translated as MGDSYVYRRLPYARGGEEADEEDAEQRARRMPESAGRQTMPGEEGTEWLLELLTDVQLQQYFLRIRDELNVTRLSHFDYVKNEDLEKIGMGRPGQRRLWEAVKRRRALYKRKSWMSKVFPVKRPDADSQPALSLGPAAAGGSASAGDSAASLTCLIREAELQLFERLGDGTFGVVRRGEWSAPSSRVLSVAVKCLKAGVLESDGLDDFIREVNAMHSLSHQNLIRLYGIVLTQPMKMVTELAPLGSLLDRLRKRQGHILISSLCNYAVQVACGMAYLEQRRFLHRDLAARNVLLSTNETVKIGDFGLMRALPSHADHYVMEEGHKVPFPWCAPESLKTRTFSHASDTWMFGVTLWEMFTHGQEPWPGLNGSQILHKVDAEAERLCKPDDCPQDIYNVMLQCWSPKPEDRPTFVALRDFLMESTPTDMRALQDSVEDDKLQIQMNDVITIIEGRAEHYWWRGQNRRTLRVGQFPRHVVTAVTGLSADDISRPLKHSFIHTGHGDADPHRSWGHADRIDSLYLGNPMKPPDVLGMDPCISRPTKLPNRAKKQPPPRPPQPAVLLKKPYYDSVMEDYDDNEDAAGAARRLPALPTVSLGLELRPWEGCGAGRPDGGEVSLIDFTDDSFSSATTPSPLTETLPHDNDTLKDTPSILDWPLPQPAYDEVAAEPQEQSEDQEVRSINKGVAEEVPAAPVATLARNQSQSVDLFQELQREVMVKLQVPMATGRSLPSSPLPLAPAPLAPHRQICLPPPSPASDPEERPAPPPRSPAPPLRPAKYGPAVGASYPRHSSISVSLELEDGPPQVPPRDRALSQPGSRSSSPLTLAPPPPPPPPPMSVSPRRASGLLGPLLSSASLASPPRVTSLYSSSSALDPLSPREARGPSSAVDGSQSSGRAPLPERPALLERYGAANTATVKPMIQHPARAKPNSSHNNNNAQLDPSVAQVREAVHGVTLDECEAALRAHDGGVPQAIDHLKVEQLFRVGLRSRRECEALLRRCRWNLEEASSLMLDSYEPHRSRK; from the exons ATGGGGGACAGCTACGTGTACCGGAGGCTTCCCTACGCcagggggggggaggaggccGACGAGGAGGACGCCGAGCAGAGGGCGAGGAGGATGCCGGAGAGCGCCGGGAGGCAAACG ATGCCGGGCGAGGAGGGCACCGAGTGGCTCCTGGAACTTCTGACGGACGTCCAGCTGCAGCAGTACTTCCTGCGCATCCGCGACGAGCTCAACGTCACGCGCCTCTCGCACTTCGACTACGTCAAGAACGAAGACCTGGAGAAGATCGGCATGGGCCGCCCCG GTCAGAGGAGGCTGTGGGAGGCCGTCAAGAGGAGACGAGCCCTTTACAAACGCAAGTCCTGGATGAGCAAG GTGTTTCCCGTCAAGCGTCCCGACGCCGACTCCCAGCCGGCCCTCTCGCTCGGGCCGGCGGCGGCCGGCGGGTCTGCGTCCGCCGGGGACTCCGCGGCCTCGCTCACCTGCCTGATCCGAGAGGCGGAGCTTCAGCTCTTTGAGCGCCTGGGCGACGGCACCTTCGGGGTGGTGCGTCGCGGCGAGTGGAGCGCCCCCAGCAGTCGAGTG CTGTCTGTGGCGGTGAAGTGTCTCAAGGCCGGCGTGCTGGAATCGGACGGTCTGGACGACTTCATCAGGGAGGTGAACGCCATGCACTCCCTCAGCCACCAGAACCTGATCCGCCTCTACGGGATCGTCCTGACGCAGCCCATGAAGATG GTGACGGAGTTGGCCCCGCTGGGCTCGCTGTTGGACCGGCTGAGGAAGCGTCAGGGCCACATCCTCATCTCTTCGCTCTGCAACTACGCCGTGCAG GTGGCGTGCGGCATGGCCTACCTGGAGCAGCGGCGCTTCCTCCACCGCGACCTGGCGGCGCGCAACGTGCTGCTGTCCACCAACGAGACGGTGAAGATCGGCGACTTCGGCCTGATGAGGGCGCTGCCGTCCCACGCCGACCACTACGTCATGGAGGAGGGCCACAAAGTCCCTTTCCCGTG GTGCGCTCCGGAGTCCCTGAAGACTCGCACCTTCTCGCACGCGTCCGACACCTGGATGTTCGGCGTCACCCTGTGGGAGATGTTCACCCACGGCCAGGAACCGTGGCCGGGCCTCAACGGGAGCCAG ATCCTCCACAAGGTGGACGCGGAGGCGGAGCGGCTGTGCAAGCCGGACGACTGTCCGCAGGACATCTACAACGTCATGCTGCAGTGCTGGAGCCCCAAACCCGAGGACAGGCCCACCTTCGTGGCCCTCCGGGACTTCCTCATGGAG AGCACGCCCACAGACATGAGAGCCCTGCAGGACTCCGTTGAGGACGACAAGCTCCAAATTCAGATGAACGACGTCATCACCATCATCGAGGGAAG GGCCGAGCACTACTGGTGGCGGGGCCAGAACCGGCGGACCCTGCGGGTGGGCCAGTTCCCTCGCCACGTGGTGACGGCGGTCACCGGACTGTCGGCGGACGACATCAGCAGGCCCTTGAAGCACTCGTTCATCCACACGGGCCACGGGGACGCCGACCCGCATCGGAGCTGGGGCCACGCCGACCGCATAGACAG TCTCTATTTGGGGAACCCCATGAAGCCCCCCGACGTGCTGGGAATGGACCCTTGCATCTCCAGGCCGACCAAACTCCCCAACCGAGCCAAGA AACAACCCCCGCCTCGGCCCCCCCAGCCCGCGGTCCTCCTCAAGA AGCCGTACTACGATTCCGTGATGGAGGACTACGACGACAACGAGGACGCCGCCGGCGCCGCCCGTCGCCTCCCCGCGTTGCCGACCGTGTCCCTGGGCCTGGAGCTGCGCCCGTGGGAGGGCTGCGGCGCCGGCCGGCCGGACGGCGGCGAGGTGTCGCTCATCGACTTCACCGACGACAGCTTCAGCTCCGCCACCACGCCGTCGCCGCTCACCGAGACGCTGCCGCACGACAACGACACGCTCAAG GACACGCCGTCCATCCTGGACTGGCCCCTCCCGCAGCCGGCCTACGACGAGGTGGCCGCAGAGCCGCAGGAGCAATCCGAGGACCAGGAGGTGCGCTCCATCAACAAGGGGGTGGCCGAAGAGGTCCCGGCCGCCCCCGTCGCCACGTTGGCCCGCAACCAGTCGCAGTCAGTCGACCTCTTCCAAGAACTCCAGCGAGAG GTGATGGTGAAGCTGCAGGTTCCCATGGCGACGGGCcgctccctcccttcctcgccgCTTCCCCTGGCGCCGGCCCCGCTCGCCCCTCACCGGCAGATCTGCCTGCCCCCGCCCTCGCCCGCCTCCGACCCGGAGGAGCGTCCCGCGCCGCCTCCCCGCAGCCCGGCCCCGCCGCTGCGCCCGGCTAAGTACGGCCCGGCGGTCGGCGCCTCCTACCCGCGCCACAGCTCCATCTCCGTCTCCCTGGAGCTGGAGGACGGCCCCCCGCAGGTGCCGCCCCGGGACCGGGCCCTCTCGCAGCCGGGCTCGCGCTCGTCCTCGCCCCTCACcttggcgccgccgccgccgccgccgccccctcccATGTCGGTGTCCCCTCGCCGGGCCTCCGGACTCCTGGGTCCTCTCCTGTCGTCGGCCTCTCTGGCCTCACCTCCAAGAGTGACCTCTTTATACTCTTCCAGCTCGGCTTTGGACCCGTTGAGCCCGCGCGAGGCTCGCGGACCTTCTTCGGCGGTTGACGGTTCGCAGAGCTCCGGCCGGGCCCCGTTGCCGGAGCGACCGGCTCTGCTGGAAAG ATACGGCGCCGCCAACACGGCGACGGTCAAACCCATGATTCAGCATCCGGCCCGGGCCAAGCCCAACTCctcccacaacaacaacaacgcccaGCTGGACCCGAGCGTGGCGCAG GTCCGGGAGGCCGTCCACGGCGTCACGCTGGACGAGTGCGAGGCGGCCCTGCGAGCCCACGACGGGGGAGTCCCGCAGGCCATCGACCACCTGAAG gtggagcagctgttccGCGTTGGCCTGCGCTCGCGGCGCGAGTGCGAAGCCCTCCTGCGACGGTGCCGGTGGAACCTGGAGGAGGCCAGCTCGCTGATGCTGGACTCGTACGAGCCGCACCGCAGCAG GAAGTGA
- the tnk2a gene encoding activated CDC42 kinase 1 isoform X2 produces the protein MPGEEGTEWLLELLTDVQLQQYFLRIRDELNVTRLSHFDYVKNEDLEKIGMGRPGQRRLWEAVKRRRALYKRKSWMSKVFPVKRPDADSQPALSLGPAAAGGSASAGDSAASLTCLIREAELQLFERLGDGTFGVVRRGEWSAPSSRVLSVAVKCLKAGVLESDGLDDFIREVNAMHSLSHQNLIRLYGIVLTQPMKMVTELAPLGSLLDRLRKRQGHILISSLCNYAVQVACGMAYLEQRRFLHRDLAARNVLLSTNETVKIGDFGLMRALPSHADHYVMEEGHKVPFPWCAPESLKTRTFSHASDTWMFGVTLWEMFTHGQEPWPGLNGSQILHKVDAEAERLCKPDDCPQDIYNVMLQCWSPKPEDRPTFVALRDFLMESTPTDMRALQDSVEDDKLQIQMNDVITIIEGRAEHYWWRGQNRRTLRVGQFPRHVVTAVTGLSADDISRPLKHSFIHTGHGDADPHRSWGHADRIDSLYLGNPMKPPDVLGMDPCISRPTKLPNRAKKQPPPRPPQPAVLLKKPYYDSVMEDYDDNEDAAGAARRLPALPTVSLGLELRPWEGCGAGRPDGGEVSLIDFTDDSFSSATTPSPLTETLPHDNDTLKDTPSILDWPLPQPAYDEVAAEPQEQSEDQEVRSINKGVAEEVPAAPVATLARNQSQSVDLFQELQREVMVKLQVPMATGRSLPSSPLPLAPAPLAPHRQICLPPPSPASDPEERPAPPPRSPAPPLRPAKYGPAVGASYPRHSSISVSLELEDGPPQVPPRDRALSQPGSRSSSPLTLAPPPPPPPPPMSVSPRRASGLLGPLLSSASLASPPRVTSLYSSSSALDPLSPREARGPSSAVDGSQSSGRAPLPERPALLERYGAANTATVKPMIQHPARAKPNSSHNNNNAQLDPSVAQVREAVHGVTLDECEAALRAHDGGVPQAIDHLKVEQLFRVGLRSRRECEALLRRCRWNLEEASSLMLDSYEPHRSRLCRRTFSGPEFWRRAGGGNERGDSKRGAIRRRVGFKSRTCGFRWRLLNVF, from the exons ATGCCGGGCGAGGAGGGCACCGAGTGGCTCCTGGAACTTCTGACGGACGTCCAGCTGCAGCAGTACTTCCTGCGCATCCGCGACGAGCTCAACGTCACGCGCCTCTCGCACTTCGACTACGTCAAGAACGAAGACCTGGAGAAGATCGGCATGGGCCGCCCCG GTCAGAGGAGGCTGTGGGAGGCCGTCAAGAGGAGACGAGCCCTTTACAAACGCAAGTCCTGGATGAGCAAG GTGTTTCCCGTCAAGCGTCCCGACGCCGACTCCCAGCCGGCCCTCTCGCTCGGGCCGGCGGCGGCCGGCGGGTCTGCGTCCGCCGGGGACTCCGCGGCCTCGCTCACCTGCCTGATCCGAGAGGCGGAGCTTCAGCTCTTTGAGCGCCTGGGCGACGGCACCTTCGGGGTGGTGCGTCGCGGCGAGTGGAGCGCCCCCAGCAGTCGAGTG CTGTCTGTGGCGGTGAAGTGTCTCAAGGCCGGCGTGCTGGAATCGGACGGTCTGGACGACTTCATCAGGGAGGTGAACGCCATGCACTCCCTCAGCCACCAGAACCTGATCCGCCTCTACGGGATCGTCCTGACGCAGCCCATGAAGATG GTGACGGAGTTGGCCCCGCTGGGCTCGCTGTTGGACCGGCTGAGGAAGCGTCAGGGCCACATCCTCATCTCTTCGCTCTGCAACTACGCCGTGCAG GTGGCGTGCGGCATGGCCTACCTGGAGCAGCGGCGCTTCCTCCACCGCGACCTGGCGGCGCGCAACGTGCTGCTGTCCACCAACGAGACGGTGAAGATCGGCGACTTCGGCCTGATGAGGGCGCTGCCGTCCCACGCCGACCACTACGTCATGGAGGAGGGCCACAAAGTCCCTTTCCCGTG GTGCGCTCCGGAGTCCCTGAAGACTCGCACCTTCTCGCACGCGTCCGACACCTGGATGTTCGGCGTCACCCTGTGGGAGATGTTCACCCACGGCCAGGAACCGTGGCCGGGCCTCAACGGGAGCCAG ATCCTCCACAAGGTGGACGCGGAGGCGGAGCGGCTGTGCAAGCCGGACGACTGTCCGCAGGACATCTACAACGTCATGCTGCAGTGCTGGAGCCCCAAACCCGAGGACAGGCCCACCTTCGTGGCCCTCCGGGACTTCCTCATGGAG AGCACGCCCACAGACATGAGAGCCCTGCAGGACTCCGTTGAGGACGACAAGCTCCAAATTCAGATGAACGACGTCATCACCATCATCGAGGGAAG GGCCGAGCACTACTGGTGGCGGGGCCAGAACCGGCGGACCCTGCGGGTGGGCCAGTTCCCTCGCCACGTGGTGACGGCGGTCACCGGACTGTCGGCGGACGACATCAGCAGGCCCTTGAAGCACTCGTTCATCCACACGGGCCACGGGGACGCCGACCCGCATCGGAGCTGGGGCCACGCCGACCGCATAGACAG TCTCTATTTGGGGAACCCCATGAAGCCCCCCGACGTGCTGGGAATGGACCCTTGCATCTCCAGGCCGACCAAACTCCCCAACCGAGCCAAGA AACAACCCCCGCCTCGGCCCCCCCAGCCCGCGGTCCTCCTCAAGA AGCCGTACTACGATTCCGTGATGGAGGACTACGACGACAACGAGGACGCCGCCGGCGCCGCCCGTCGCCTCCCCGCGTTGCCGACCGTGTCCCTGGGCCTGGAGCTGCGCCCGTGGGAGGGCTGCGGCGCCGGCCGGCCGGACGGCGGCGAGGTGTCGCTCATCGACTTCACCGACGACAGCTTCAGCTCCGCCACCACGCCGTCGCCGCTCACCGAGACGCTGCCGCACGACAACGACACGCTCAAG GACACGCCGTCCATCCTGGACTGGCCCCTCCCGCAGCCGGCCTACGACGAGGTGGCCGCAGAGCCGCAGGAGCAATCCGAGGACCAGGAGGTGCGCTCCATCAACAAGGGGGTGGCCGAAGAGGTCCCGGCCGCCCCCGTCGCCACGTTGGCCCGCAACCAGTCGCAGTCAGTCGACCTCTTCCAAGAACTCCAGCGAGAG GTGATGGTGAAGCTGCAGGTTCCCATGGCGACGGGCcgctccctcccttcctcgccgCTTCCCCTGGCGCCGGCCCCGCTCGCCCCTCACCGGCAGATCTGCCTGCCCCCGCCCTCGCCCGCCTCCGACCCGGAGGAGCGTCCCGCGCCGCCTCCCCGCAGCCCGGCCCCGCCGCTGCGCCCGGCTAAGTACGGCCCGGCGGTCGGCGCCTCCTACCCGCGCCACAGCTCCATCTCCGTCTCCCTGGAGCTGGAGGACGGCCCCCCGCAGGTGCCGCCCCGGGACCGGGCCCTCTCGCAGCCGGGCTCGCGCTCGTCCTCGCCCCTCACcttggcgccgccgccgccgccgccgccccctcccATGTCGGTGTCCCCTCGCCGGGCCTCCGGACTCCTGGGTCCTCTCCTGTCGTCGGCCTCTCTGGCCTCACCTCCAAGAGTGACCTCTTTATACTCTTCCAGCTCGGCTTTGGACCCGTTGAGCCCGCGCGAGGCTCGCGGACCTTCTTCGGCGGTTGACGGTTCGCAGAGCTCCGGCCGGGCCCCGTTGCCGGAGCGACCGGCTCTGCTGGAAAG ATACGGCGCCGCCAACACGGCGACGGTCAAACCCATGATTCAGCATCCGGCCCGGGCCAAGCCCAACTCctcccacaacaacaacaacgcccaGCTGGACCCGAGCGTGGCGCAG GTCCGGGAGGCCGTCCACGGCGTCACGCTGGACGAGTGCGAGGCGGCCCTGCGAGCCCACGACGGGGGAGTCCCGCAGGCCATCGACCACCTGAAG gtggagcagctgttccGCGTTGGCCTGCGCTCGCGGCGCGAGTGCGAAGCCCTCCTGCGACGGTGCCGGTGGAACCTGGAGGAGGCCAGCTCGCTGATGCTGGACTCGTACGAGCCGCACCGCAGCAG ACTTTGTCGCCGCACCTTCTCCGGTCCAGAATTCTGGCGCCGCGCCGGAGGTGGGAATGAACGCGGGGACAGCAAAAGAGGCGCGATTCGCCGAAGAGTCGGCTTCAAATCACGGACGTGCGGATTCCGCTGGAGACTTTTGAATGTCTTTTGA
- the tmtopsb gene encoding teleost multiple tissue opsin b, whose amino-acid sequence MIDSSNVSLSCAQCPAASAAVAEASGSTPPPPPPPPSSSSSSSSSSSLSPTGHAVVAACLGSIGTLGFVCNSVVLAMFLRYRALRTPINLLLVSISVSDLLVSVLGTPFSFAASLRGRWLIGRAGCVWYGFVNACLGIVSLISLAVLSYERYCTMTVPNMADGRDFRPALGGICFSWLYSMAWTVPPLLGWSRYGPEGPGTTCSVDWRSQTANNVSYVLCLFAFCLVLPFGVIVFSYGKLLLAIRQVRSRTSLVTRRRERRVLLMVLTMVVCYLVCWLPYGVVALMATLGPGDPLGPEASVLPSLLAKSSTVVNPFIYIFMNKQFYRCFRAFFRCSDVEPRSSLKTFSRATKTLRSVRPELRECPPSSARASAPPPPPPPTTRPGPKLTLVAHYRK is encoded by the exons ATGATCGACTCGTCCAACGTGAGCCTGAGCTGCGCGCAGTGCCCGGCCGCGTCCGCCGCCGTCGCGGAGGCGTCGGGCTCGACGCCGCCtccccctccgccgccgccgtcgtcgtcgtcgtcgtcgtcttcgtcgtcgtcgctcaGCCCGACGGGTCACGCGGTGGTGGCGGCGTGCCTGGGCTCGATCGGCACTCTGGGCTTCGTGTGCAACTCTGTGGTTCTGGCCATGTTCCTGCGCTACCGGGCGCTGCGGACGCCCATCAACCTGCTGCTGGTCAGCATCTCGGTCAGCGACCTGCTGGTCAGCGTGCTCGGGACGCCCTTCAGCTTCGCGGCCAGCCTCCGCGGCCGCTGGCTGATCGGACGCGCCGGCTGCGTGTGGTACGGCTTCGTCAACGCCTGCTTGG GCATCGTGTCGCTCATCTCGCTGGCCGTGCTGTCCTACGAGCGCTACTGCACCATGACGGTACCCAACATGGCGGACGGCCGCGACTTCCGCCCGGCGCTGGGCGGCATCTGCTTCTCCTGGTTGTACTCCATGGCCTGGACGGTGCCCCCCCTGCTGGGCTGGAGCCGCTACGGCCCCGAGGGTCCCGGCACCACGTGCTCGGTGGACTGGCGCTCGCAGACGGCCAACAACGTCTCGTACGTGTTGTGCCTGTTCGCCTTCTGCCTGGTGCTGCCTTTCGGCGTCATCGTCTTCTCCTACGGGAAGCTGCTGCTCGCCATCCGACAG GTGCGCAGCCGCACCTCGCTGGTGACGCGGCGGCGGGAGCGGCGGGTGCTGCTCATGGTTCTGACCATGGTGGTCTGCTACCTGGTCTGCTGGCTGCCTTACGGCGTGGTGGCCCTGATGGCCACCCTGGGGCCCGGCGACCCCCTCGGCCCGGAGGCCAGCGTCCTGCCGTCGCTGCTGGCCAAGTCGTCCACGGTGGTCAACCCCTTCATCTACATCTTCATGAACAAGCAG ttcTACCGCTGTTTCCGGGCCTTCTTCAGATGCTCCGACGTGGAGCCACGCTCGAGCCTCAAAACCTTCTCCAGGGCGACCAAGACGCTGCGCAGCGTGCGGCCGGAGCTCCGCGAGTGCCCGCCGTCCTCCGCCCGGGCCTCggcgccgccgcctccgcctccgccgACGACCCGTCCCGGACCCAAATTGACTCTGGTGGCTCATTACAGAAAGTGA